Genomic DNA from Schistosoma haematobium chromosome 1, whole genome shotgun sequence:
GTATATTATTACATCCATTACCCTTTCTTGTGATTAGGTACTAGTAATAATGATTGCGTTTCTTCATTAGCGTATTGCAGAATTCTAATGCGATTTTCTGTCATGTTTATCGAGAAATGGCTGTAAAGCTTTGTTTTTTagtctaaataaataatttatataaagcAAATTGTTTCTCATCATTGAACAATTACATATAATAAAAATGGATGCatatgtctattaattacatTGTTGCCTTATAAGATTGTTAGTCACATTTTGTTATGTAGCCATTTTGTTACAATAGTTGCGAATCAGTGCCTGTCGCTTTAATCGGAATCTTAGTAATTTTTTAAACTATGCAAATCAGAATTTTGCCTAATTTTGCTCTGCATATGGTCAATAAACTTAAAATGCCTCAGCAGTCTGTCTTGGTATTCACTACTATGTTTTTCAGTCTTCTGATGTTTCTCAGAAGCCCGAATCTTTATCGTTTCCTAGTTTCCAATATGTTCTCATTAAACGCTAATCTACTCAATAGCACctaatatatgtgtatatctATAAATTTCTTACCTCTAGTTCAATGTCTGTTTGTGAATCAAACGAAAAGCCCTACTCAAGGAGTTACATCCACCTAGAAAACTGTGATAAAAATGACTTAAAAATACGTATTATGCAGTGGAACATGCTTGCTCAGGGTAGGTTTATAGCTGTAGACCtttatttatttccaaaatacaGGCTTTGTTCCGTTGGACGAATTCATATACTGTCCTTGTAAAATGTTGTCGTTTGAACGTAGATGTAAATCAATCAGTGAAGAGATCCTGCGTTATGATCCAGATATTGTTTGCTTACAAGAAGCAGACATAATTAAAGACATAGTAAAAAGTCTCAACGCCAGCAGTGGGAGAgataattattcgttttgttttCTACCAAAGATGTCTTCTCCTTGTTTGATGGTTAAAAATAATCACGGGCCTGATGGACTTGCTGTTATTTATCGGTAACCATTTTTGTCTTTTTTATGTTTTCAACAAATAGGAATGATAATTATGAACTGATAAAATCTGAAAAGATTCCTCTCAATGAAGACAATTCACGTTATGCTCTTTTTTGTCACTTCATACCCAAAGATGTTGGACACTTAAACAAGAGCTGCCCTGATATCTACCTAATATGTCTTCACTTAAAAGCTAAGGTATATTGTTCTGAGATACGAAGAAAACAAGGAGAAgaacttgttaaatatttaaattcatttatcaagCGTATTTCTTCCACTTCTGCACCCGTAAATAGTACTGTATTTCCTCCTATTTTTATTTGCGGTGATTTCAATGCTGAACCTACAGAACCAgtaattaatattttacaaaatttcTCCTTGAATTCTAACACACTGTACAAGCTCACAAGTGCTTACTACGTAGCAGGTGGTTGTAAAGAACCTGAATTTACAACATGGAAAATCAGAAAAAGTAAACGAATTGTAGAACTTACCGAGGACTGTCACACGATTGATTATATTTGGTACTGTGATCGACTATGCACTTTGTTAGGTGCTTGGTCCATTCCATCCAAAACTGAAATTGGTCCTAATGGTCTACCGTCAGCTATATTTCCATCAGATCATATGAATTTAATTGCAGATTTTAGTTTACGTTTATGCAAGTAGTATATATTCTTCTTTGATCTATCACTTTTttgataaacattattttcatcatatttaCTGCTTGAATTGGTTTTGGCATTGATTTAAATTTAGTTTAATATAGCTTCGAGTCAATTGATTAACTTTGGTCGTTAATTTGCATGAAATAAGAGATCAAGttcttattaacgctttactgaaattttatttttatgatctttattgaataaactgTGTAAATATGTTTTGACGATTTATTTCTTTAAAGCGTATCTTCGAAGTTTAATTTTTTTCCCTGATTAAATTTGACTTCAGTACTAGTTGCTTAAAATCCTATCTCTTTTACTTTATATATTTGAGTAAATTAAATTAAGTACATTGTCACTTTATCGCAGCTTAAAGACATGAGTAGTCAGGTGATTTCGTTTTTTAACAACTACATTGACTTTGATTCACGTCTTAGTTTCACAGTCATTGATAAGTTTACATTCATTTGAGAAATAAATCATAATGCAGCATCCCTCTATAAAGCTTAGATTTCAGAACGGAAAAGTTACAATAAGTTGTTCGACGAAATGCTTGACTCCCTAGTTATCGTTGAACTAATATTAGTTGAATGATAGTAAACTTACATATAATTATTAGAATgggaggttgtggagattgtagtaatttaatggttgaactCATGAGCCGATTTAAGCCTGAcctccatggaaaacctggaagcactggacggccgttttgttcctgcattggactcctcagcggtgcgcatacACGAATCCGCACCCGGAACTTGAACTCATgaccttcggtttcgcacgagaacgcttaacatctagagcactgagccgacatccaatggtgctaatgtctagcttcaaccaatccataagCTCTACAATCCCTCCCATCCTGATAATCgctatgtgctcactagtgactgttttcaagaggtatatcctggagttctagtgagaagccgtgaccagtggacgtcaaccgtgtctgttgtgaggcagttactcactgaagacaatggtagacggtggtgcgatttcgtggattggttggagttagacattaacaccgttggatgccggctcagtgctctagatgttaagcgttctcgtgcaaaaccgaaggtcctgagttcaagtCCCGGGTGCGGATTCGTgtatgcgcaccgctgaggagtccaatgcaggaacaaaacggccgtccagtgcttccaggttttccatggaggTCAGGCTTAAgtcggctcatgaattcaattgttaaaataCATATGATAATAGATGAAATTCCTGATATTTGTCTTTCATGTACAAGTTATCAATTATGGAATCATATTCCAAGTTACTAACTCCAGTTAAAATGACTATAAGTGCGAATGCTTGGCCGTAGAAGATGAGATCGATAGAAGTAGGTTTTATTGAATTTGGCTTAGTATAAATATGTGAGTTATCATTGAGTCTTTTTATGgttgtactattatgatcatCCCGTCagttatataattatttaattttataaataattatatccGTAATGTTAAGTTATCGATCGATATAGCGTACAATTAATTACATTATTGTGTTTGCTAGCAAATGACCTTGTATGCTAATAGATCAATAGACAGTAACAAATGGAATCTGTTGAAcatatattatcattataaattcGAATCCAATTTGTTGCAAGCTACTAATTTAGTGTTACATATGTTACATACTTAtggttaaatatttaaattgcACAAGACCCTGGTACAAGTGAATACTTATAGTATTATTAGTAACTCAGAAAATAGGGAGATTCACTTCAATAACGGATGGATCCATGCGACGAAAATTCGTTTAAAAAGTAGTCTGGATAAAGTGAATATCATTTTATCATATGACAATCGTGATACTAATATCTAAAAATAACTGAAGTAACTTTTATTGTTGGAATGTCTAGTATGCATTGTGAACTTGAACCAATTAAAATTATCTGTTTATTAGTCAAATTAAATACAGATAAAATAAGGTGAGAGAAATAAAATAACCACTAGTCAGATGCTTGGTCAATGATTATGTATTATGAGTAAAGTAAAAAATGGTAGTGCGGAGAAACTGGTATTCAAATTCCTAATGTATTTATTAGTTTAATaactataacaaaaataatatttgaacGGGTGAATCTAAGTTAGTAAAACACGAAGAGGAAGGTTACCTGCGCATTAGCTAATTTGGGTCATCTTATGATTAGGATGGCTCTTGGTTTATCGGGCCTAAAATTAGTCAAGTTAGTAGGAGCGGTTGAACAAATTAATATTGTATCCAAAGCTCCGATTTTCTAATCCGGATGACTGCTGCTTACACTATTTAGAGAATTCGAAGTTTAACAGATTTCAGCAGATATTAACTAACACAACAGATTATTATGTATGATTTATTCACCCTGATTGTATAACCCGTTTCGACTAGATGGTATTGTGTCGAGCTATTGAATGTTTTAACCACGCTGGAAGGTGTTCGTAAGTATGTGAAAGTAATTTTGTAGATTATCTGTCGATGTAACCAGCCCTACATAATCAGTTGGATTGATAGATACAAAAGGAACCTCATGTTTTGTCTAGATAATTACTTGTTTATAAACTTCACAGGGAACCCGTTTTCCCTTAACGTATTACATAAAGCATTTGTTTCCTTATCAATCGTACCTAAAGAGTATATGGCCGCCGTCCCATTATGAAAGTTTTCACTAAGTTTCTTATACTGTAGCAGAACGAAACTAGAG
This window encodes:
- the CCRN4L gene encoding Nocturnin (EggNog:ENOG410V4ZD~COG:K), whose translation is MLSFERRCKSISEEILRYDPDIVCLQEADIIKDIVKSLNASSGRDNYSFCFLPKMSSPCLMVKNNHGPDGLAVIYRNDNYELIKSEKIPLNEDNSRYALFCHFIPKDVGHLNKSCPDIYLICLHLKAKVYCSEIRRKQGEELVKYLNSFIKRISSTSAPVNSTVFPPIFICGDFNAEPTEPVINILQNFSLNSNTLYKLTSAYYVAGGCKEPEFTTWKIRKSKRIVELTEDCHTIDYIWYCDRLCTLLGAWSIPSKTEIGPNGLPSAIFPSDHMNLIADFSLRLCK